One window of Leptotrichia sp. oral taxon 498 genomic DNA carries:
- a CDS encoding ABC transporter permease, which translates to MKNILKFLIKRILMGLGTLWLVVTITFFLIHMLPGDPFQDEKAIPPAIKANLMAKYHLDKPLGVQYVEYLKSVSTGDLGMSMKASGRTVNSMIEDGFPKSADLGARALIFALIVGIPLGIIAGLNRGKYQDKIAMLIAIVGISVPSFVLAGLLQKYSVDVHNRILIGKLHLPLLKISLLGWRKPENKILPVISLGLYTIALVARLLRDKMIEVMGQDYIKLAIAKGVKPRDVVFKHALRNAILPIITIMGPTIAAVLTGSFVIEQMFSIPGLGKYFVGSINDRDYTLILGVTVFYAIFLISIMIVMDIIYVLVDPKIKLGKGENE; encoded by the coding sequence ATGAAAAATATTTTGAAATTTTTGATTAAACGGATTTTGATGGGGCTTGGAACACTTTGGCTTGTCGTTACGATTACATTTTTTTTGATACATATGTTGCCCGGCGATCCATTTCAAGATGAAAAAGCGATACCACCTGCAATTAAAGCAAATTTGATGGCAAAATATCATTTGGATAAACCTTTAGGCGTTCAGTATGTGGAATATTTAAAAAGTGTTTCAACTGGAGATTTGGGAATGTCTATGAAGGCGTCTGGAAGAACGGTAAACAGCATGATAGAGGATGGATTTCCAAAATCAGCTGATTTAGGAGCAAGGGCTTTAATTTTTGCACTTATAGTGGGAATTCCTTTAGGGATTATAGCTGGACTTAATAGAGGAAAGTATCAGGACAAAATTGCGATGTTGATTGCGATAGTTGGGATTTCTGTGCCAAGTTTCGTACTGGCTGGACTTTTACAAAAATATTCAGTCGATGTTCACAACAGAATTTTAATTGGTAAATTGCACTTGCCACTTTTAAAAATTTCACTGCTTGGTTGGAGAAAACCTGAGAATAAAATACTTCCTGTAATTTCACTGGGGCTTTATACGATAGCGCTTGTGGCTAGACTTTTGCGGGATAAAATGATAGAAGTGATGGGGCAGGATTACATAAAACTTGCGATTGCAAAAGGTGTGAAACCACGAGATGTGGTTTTTAAACATGCTTTGAGAAATGCAATTTTGCCGATTATTACGATAATGGGACCGACAATTGCGGCGGTTCTTACAGGTTCGTTTGTAATTGAGCAGATGTTTTCGATTCCGGGACTTGGAAAATATTTTGTTGGTAGTATTAACGACAGAGATTATACTTTAATTTTGGGAGTTACGGTGTTTTATGCAATCTTTTTGATTTCGATTATGATAGTTATGGACATTATCTATGTTTTGGTTGACCCTAAAATTAAACTTGGGAAAGGAGAAAATGAGTAA